The genome window CGAAGCCGAACATCACCATCGGGCCGAGCACCCCGCCGACGTAGGAACTGTCGGGGCTGATGAAGGTCTGCCAGGTCAGGCCCAGTACGACGAGCGTCGAGCCGACCACCATGAACGGCTTGGGCCCGAGCACCGGCAGGAACCGCTGCGACAGACCGGCACCCGTGACGATCGCGACGGTCACCGGCAGGAAGGCCAGGCCGGCCTCGATCGGTGTGTACCGCAGCACGTTCTGCACGAACAGCACGATGAAGAAGAACATCCCGAACATCGCCGCGGCGAGGCTCAGCATGATCACATAGGTGCCCGAGCGATTGCGGTCGGTGAACATCCGCAGTGGGGTGATGGGTTCCCTGGCGCGCCGCTCGACGAGGCCGAACGTCAGCAGCAGGACGACCGCCGCCGAGAAGGAACCGATGGTCAGGCTGTCGCGCCAGCCCTCCTCCGCCGCGCGGATGAACCCGTAGACCAGCGCGGCCATGCCGGCCGTGGAGGTGAGCGCGCCCGCGATGTCGAACCGTCCCGGGTGGCGCTCGGACTCGCTGATGTACATCGGGGTGAGGACGGCGATCAGCACACCGATGGGCACGTTGACGAACAGCACCCAGCGCCAGTCGAGCCACTCGGTGAGCATCCCGCCCGCGAGCAGCCCGATGGCGCCACCCCCCGCGGAGACCGCGGCGAAGACACCGAACGCCCGGTTCCGCGCGGGCCCTTCGGGGAACGTCGTGGTGATGAGCGCCAGCGAGGTCGGCGACGCGATCGCCCCGCCCACGCCCTGGAGGGCGCGTGCCGCCAGCAGCTGCCAGGGCTCCTGGGCGAGTCCGCCGAGCAGCGAGGCGAGGGTGAAGACGAGAATTCCGGTCATGAACACACGGCGGCGGCCCAGGATGTCACCGGCCCTGCCGCCGAGGAGCAGCAGTCCGCCGAAGGTCAGCGTGTACGCGCTGACCACCCATGTCAGGTCGGTGGTGCTGAATTTGAGCGCGTCTTGAATGTGCGGGAGGGCGATGTTCACAATCGTCGCGTCGAGTACCACCATGAGTTGGCAGGCCGCGATGACGGTGAGCGCGATGCCGGGGCGCCCCTCCCGGCGGGCGGCTCCCGGCTTCTGATCCTGGATCAACGGAGAGGTTGTCACTATAGGTCCCCCACAAGTGCCTTAGTGAACGCTTGCGTTCACTGACGCGTCAACGGTAGTGAGTCCCCCTTAGTGAACGCAAGCGTTCATTGAAGCCATCGCCGTGGTGCGCGTCGCCCGTCCGCTTCCGCTTCTCGTATCCCCGCCCCTCGGCTCAACGGAGAAACACAGATGGTCACTTCGCGCTGGACGGCCGCTCCCGATCGGACGGCCTCCCCACGCCGGCGCGGCGCCGTGCTCGAGCGCGCGATCCTCGACGCCGCGCTCGAACAGCTCAGCACGGTCGGCTGGAGCGGTCTCACCATGGAGGGGGTCGCCGCGGGCGCCCAGACGGGCAAGGCGGCGGTCTATCGTCGCTGGCCCTCCAAGGAGGACCTCGTGGCCGACGCGCTCAAGGCCGGGCTGCCGCGCTTCGATCGGGTGCCGGACCTCGGAAACGTGCGCGAGGATCTGCTGGAGCTGTGCCGGCAGGCGCGCGAGGCGATGTTCTCGCGACCCGGGTTCGCACTGCGCTCCGTGATTCACGAATGCGACACCATTCAGGCCGAGCGCTTCCATGCCGTGATCATCGGGGGCGTCGTGGAGCCCACGGTCAAGCTTCTGCGAGAGGTGGTCGAGCGCGGAATCAGCCGGGGAGAGGTCCGGTCCGACGCGGCCAACGGCTATGTCTTCGACGCGATTCCGGCCATGATGATGTACCGCTCGAAGATGTGCGGGAGCGAATGGGAAGAGCGGGACATCGAGGAGATGATCGACCAGTTGATGGTGCCGCTGCTCCGTCGGCGAGGCGTCTGAACCGGGTCGGCGAGGGAGCTGAGGTTGCCCCGGGAAACCTGGGTGTCCGGCGGGGGCGCGGGCGGCGTAGGCTAAGGGCGCCATGCCGTACGAACCACCTACTCACGCCGTCGAGCGCTCACTCCGCGCCACGACCGGGGCCAAGGTCATCGCCGGTGTCGACGAGGTGGGGCGCGGAGCGTGGGCCGGTCCCGTCACCGTCTGCGCGGCGGTCACCGGACTGCGCCGACCCCCCGAGGGCCTCACCGACTCCAAGCTCCTGACGATCAAGCGACGCGAGTCGCTCTCCGAGGAGCTGCTGAAGTGGGTGACGTCCCACGCCCTCGGCCACGCCTCTCCGGAGGAGATCGACGACCTGGGCATGACGGCCGCGCTGCGGCTGGCCGCGGTACGGGCCCTGGAGGCGCTCCCGATACGGCCCGACGCGGTCATCCTCGACGGCAAGCACGACTACCTGGGGTCACCCTGGCGGGTCCGTACGGTGATCAAGGGCGATCAGTCCTGTGTCGCCGTGGCGGCCGCCTCCGTGATCGCCAAGGTTCAGCGCGACAAAATGATGGCCGAACTGGGTGTCGACCATGCAGACTTCGGTTTCGCGGCCAACGCCGGGTACCCGTCGCCTGTCCACAAGGCCGCGCTGGCGGATCGGGGCCCCACCCCGTACCACCGCTTGTCGTGGGCGTATCTTGATGCGCTGCCCCAGTGGCGGCACCTCAAGAAGGCCCGCAACGGGGCGGACGGAAACGTTCCGGAGATCGAGGGTCAGCTCGGCTTCGATTTCTGACGGATTCGTTCGTGCCCATGTGCCACCCGCCGACGCGAGTCGCACCGGCGTTTGATAAAAATCAGCTCATGCCTCTCATTCCCGAGGAGCCTCAGATTCACGAGAGTGCCCAGGGCCCGCGTGCCACTCCGGCCAGCGGCCGGGTCGCGCCGACCCCCCGTCCCGTACCCGGTCCCCGTCCCGCGGCTCCGCCGCGGCCCGGTCGTCCGGGTCCTGCCCGGCCGGTGCCGGCCCAGCGCGCGGCGCACGCCGCGGTCAAGCCCGGCCCGTCCGCTCCTGCCGCCACCCCGCAGATCCAGTTGATCCCGGCCTCGGTCGAGGGCGCGCTGGACGCCGCAGAGGAAGCCGTCGACCTGCTGCTGGAGTCGGGCCGTGCCCCCGGTGACGTGCTGGTGATCACCACCGGCCAGTCGCATCCGTGGGCCGACCACGAACTCTCCTTCGGCGAGGCGGCCTACTGGGCGCAGCACGACGCGGGCGACGACGTCTTCTACGCCGATGCCTCGGCCACCGACCGGGCCGCGCCGCGTCCCGTGGTCGTGGTCGCCGTCAACGGTGGAACCGACGCCGTCACCGCACAGTCGCTGCCCAAGGCCCTCGGCCGGGCCCGGACCCTGCTGATCGTGTGCGGCGACCCGCAGACGATCAACTCGGTGCTGGGCGCCGGAGTCTGAGCGACTGCGGACCTCGCCCCGGTCGGCCTGTCAGGGCTCACCGGGGAGCCGTCCGTGCCCGGAGAACGGCTCAGGGCGTTCAGGGCGCGATGACGGCCACACCCCGCCAGGGGGCGCTTCGGCGTGCCTGCGGGGTGTTTCGGCATGCCTGGGGCATGCCATGTGACCGCATCCCACGAAGCCGCCTCCACGAGGCGGCCCGCTGAGCGCACCCTCCGCATTCCGGGGCGAAGGCGGTGCTGGGGCCCGGTGCTCGCCGCACCCCCGCCCGTGGGATCGAGCGTGGGTGCGGGCCGGTTCTCCGTGGTCGCTGCGGCGGCCGAGAGCGGCTCAGCGTGCCGCGGCGCGGCGCAGTACCTCCGAGGCGACGCCCCCGGTGCGTGGCATGGGCGGCGGGGCCATGGCCGTGGCGAAGGGCTCGGCCGGTGAGTCCGCGTGGGGGCGACGGCCGCCACGGCCCTCGCCGAGGACCTGCCAGCCGTCACGGGTCAGCGTGATGTACGCCCCGCAGCGCAGCCCGTGCAGGGTGCAGGCGTCCCGCAGCCCCCACATCCACGCCCCGTCCTCCTCCGTCCAACGCGCGTCGCCGTCACGGCAGTAGAGCAGCACGGCGGTCCGCACCGGAGTGCGCCGGCGCAGGTCGTGCGGGATGACCCGCCGCAGCTGGGCGAGGAGCGCGTTGCGGAACATCCAGCCGTCGGCCGGGGCCGGACGCCGGATGAACGAGGCGCTCGCCCTCAACCGCTCGTCCGGATCCAGGACGGCGATGACCGCCGTCGCGGGCCGGGGCTGATGCCGTGCGTGCAGCCCGCTGACGACCTCCCGGGGATTGCGCAGCAGCGGAATCCCGGCGGCGGCCCATTCCGCGGGCTCGAGCATCCGGTTGGCGGAAGCGGCGGACAGGTCGGCAGACGTCGACACGGAGGCCGCCGAGGACGGAGCGAATCCGAAGGTCACGATCCTCCCTTCGGCTACGCGCCCACTGCGGGCGGGGGTCGGACTTGGGGGAGCGCACGCCGCAGCAGGAGCCCTACCGATTCACGGGAGGCCGTGCGGGGAGCGGACCCCAATTCTTCCTGGCGAACTTGGTTGCGGCAACGAGCAATTGGGGCCACTGACAGTTTTGTGGTGATTCAATGCTTATATCCCTGCACAGAGAACTCGTCGGCACCGTCCGGGCGCCACCGTGCCCGCGTCCGGTCGGTCGGCCGGTCACGCCCGGACGGCGAGAACGAGCGGCAACACCCCTTGCGCACCCGCGCGCCGGAGCACGCGCGCGGCGACCGCGAGTGTCCAGCCGGTCTCGGTGGCGTCGTCGACCAGGAGCACGGGCCCGCCCGCCTCCTGGAGGGCGACGGCCAGCTCGGGCGGCACGGTCAGCGCCCCGTCGAGCGCCTTGAGCCGTTGCGCGCTGTTGCTACGGGTGACCTGGGAGACCGCGCCGGTGTACGCCACCGAGCCGAGCAGGGGCAGTCGGCCGACCTCGGCGATCCGCGTCGCCAGAGAACCGATCAACCGCGGCCGGGAACGGGACGCCATGGTGACCACACCCACCGGGCGGGGTTGGGCGTCGGCCTGCCCGGAGGCCCAACCGCCGGGCCCCTTCGCCCAGTCGGCCAGCACGGCCACCACGGCCTTCGCCACATCGTCCGGAACCGGTCCGTCGGGGGCCTGGGGAGCGAGCATCGGCCGCAGCCGATTGCCCCAGCCGATGTCCGACAGCCGGCCCAACGCCCGCCCCGGAGTGGCCTGCTCACCGGCCGGAATACGTCCCTTCAGGTTGACCCCGACCGCCGGCAGCCCCGTCGGCCACATCTTGCGGGGCTCGACCTCGACACCCGCGCGCCCCAGCTCACCGCGCGCCGCGTCCAGCGCCGCCGGGGAGACGGAGTCCGTGAACCTGGGTTTCGCGCAGGTGTCGCAGCGCCCGCACGGGACGGCCTCCTCGTCGTCCAACTGCCGTCGCAGGAACTCCATGCGGCAACCCGGCGTCGCCACGTAGTCCCGCATGGCCTGCTGCTCCGTGGCGCGCTGCTTGGCGACCCAGGCGTACCGCTCGGTGTCGTAGATCCAGGGCACGCCGGTGGAGAGCCAGCCGCCCTGGACACGGCGGACCGCACCGTCCACGTCGAGCACCTTCAGCATCGTCTCCAGCCGGGAGCGGCGCAGCTCCACCAGTGGTTCGAGGGCGGGCAGCGACAGCGGTCGCTCCGCGTGCGCGAGGACGTCGAGGGTGCGGCGCACCTGCTCCTCCGGAGGGAAGGCGACCGAGGCGAAGTACTCCCAGATCGCCTGGTCCTCCTTGCCGGGCAGGAGCAGCACCTCGGCGTGCTCGACACCACGGCCCGCGCGACCCACCTGCTGGTAGTAGGCGATGGGGGAGGACGGCGAGCCCAGGTGGACCACGAAGCCCAGGTCGGGCTTGTCGAAGCCCATGCCCAGGGCGGAGGTGGCGACCAGCGCCTTGACCCGGTTGGCGAGGAGGTCCTCCTCGGCCTGCTGCCGGTCCGCGTTCTCCGTCTTGCCCGTGTACGACGTCACGGTGTGCCCGCACTGGCGGAGGAACGCGGTGACCTCCTCGGCGGCGGCCACGGTGAGTGTGTAGATGATGCCGGAGCCCGGCAGCTCGCCCAGGTGGTCGGCGAGCCAGGCCATCCGATGGGCGGCGTCCGGCAGTTCGAGCACTCCGAGGCTGAGGCTCTCCCGGTCCAGGGGTCCCCGCAGCACCAGCGCGTCCGTGCCGCCGCCGGTGCCCAACTGCTCGGCGACGTCGGCCGTCACGCGCGCGTTGGCCGTCGCGGTGGTGGCGAGCACGGGGACGCCGGGCGGGAGGTCGGCCAACATGGTGCGCAGCCGGCGGTAGTCGGGGCGGAAGTCGTGGCCCCAGTCCGAGATGCAGTGCGCCTCGTCGACCACGAGCAGACCGGTCGCCGCCGCCAGCTCGGGCAGGACCTGGTCGCGGAAGTCCGGGTTGTTGAGCCGCTCGGGGCTGACCAGGAGCACATCGACCGTGCCCGCGGCGACCTCCTGGCGGATCGTGTCCCACTCCTCCGTGTTCGAGGAGTTGATGGTCCGGGCGTGGATGCCGGCGCGGGCCGCCGCCTCGACCTGGTTGCGCATGAGGGCGAGGAGCGGGGAGACGATGACGGTGGGGCCCGCGCCCCGCTCGCGCAGCAGCGCGGTCGCGACGAAGTACACCGCGGACTTGCCCCAGCCCGTGCGCTGCACCACCAGGGCTCTGCGCTTGTCCGCGACCAGCGCCTCGATGGCGTGCCACTGGTCCTCGCGCAGTCGCGCGGCGCCCGCCGCGGCACCGACGAGGCGGGCGAGCACGGCATCGGCGGCCGTACGCAGATCTTGGCGGTCCGTGGTGGGCAGGTCTTCGTCGCTCATGGCCCCATGCAACCCGATGCCTCGGACATCGCGCGAACGAGCGGGGCGAACTGTGGACAGTTTCTGACGTGATCATGGTCGGACTTATCCACAGGCCAAAGCGGAATTTCAAGATCCGCGAGATGGTCGCCGCATGACGAATCACAGCGAAGCCGCCGGGACCCCCGGCAACAGTGACATCAGCGGGCGGAACGGATTCCGGGGACACGGAGAGCCCTCCGCCTATCTGAGGCACGGAGCGCCCACCACACCCGACGGGGAACCGCAGGTCACCCTCCGCACCCCGGCCGAACTCGCCGACGCCCTGCCCTACCTGCTCGGTTACCACCCCGAGGACAGCATCGTCCTCGTCGCCCTGCACGACCGGGACGCACGCGGCCGATTCGGCGGGCGGGCACGGCTCGGCATCCCGGCCCAGACGGACGACTGGCCGTCCGTGGCCCAGCAACTGGCCCAAGGTCTGGTGACCGGAAGTGAGCGGCGGGGCGCCAAACCGGAGAGCATGGTCGCCTTCCTCTGTCAGGACCCGGCGAGCGGCGAGTCGCCACGCGACGTCATGGAACGCCTGCGGCCACTCGCCCAACTGCTCCGCAGGGCCTGCGGCAGCCTGGACGTGCCGGTGGTGGAGGCCCTGTGCATCTCCGACGGCCGCTTCTGGTCCTACTGCTGTCCGGGCAACGGCTGCTGTTCGGCCGACGGAGAGGCGATGGGGCTGCCGGGCACCTCCGTGCTGGCCGCCGCCGCGACCTACGCCGGGCTTCAGGTCCGGGGCACGCTGAAGCAACTGCGGGCAAGGCTCCTGCCCTGGGAGACCGCCGCCGCGCTGCGGCAGGAGGCCGCCCTCGACGCGGCGCAGTCCGCCCTCGTCCCGAAGATCCTCGACGCGGAGAGCCGCGCGGAAGTGGCCGAGGAGACCCTGACCGTGGCCCGACGCGTCATCCGGCGCCTGGCCGACACCCCCACCGTGTCCGACCCGCTGGACGCGGACCTCCGCGACGACGAACTCGTCGGGCACGACGACGCGGCAGCCCTGATCCTCGGACTCCAGGACCGCGCCACCCGCGACCGCGCCGCCGAGTGGATGGAGGGCGACGAGGCCGGGCCGGCCCTCCGCCTCTGGCGCGCCCTCGCCCGTCGCTGCGTCGGCCCCTACGGCGAGCATGCCGCCGCCCCGCTCACGCTGGCGGGCTGGGTCGCCTGGTCCTCCGGCGACGAACTGGAGGCCCGCGAAGCCCTGGCCATGGCCCTCGCTGCAGACCCCGACTACCTCTTCGCCCGCCTCCTCCACCAGGCCTGCAACGAAGGCCTCGACCCCGAGTCCATTCGCCGCTGCCTGCGCGCCGAGCGCAGGGGACGCGAGGGGACGACCGCTGTTGAGGGGACGGCCGCTGAGGGGACGGCTGCTGCGGGGGCCGCCACAGAGACCGAGGGGGCCGCCGCCGAGGGGACCGCCGACGTGAAGACCCCTTGTGACAGGTCGCCGGGTGAGCAGCCGGCCTCGGAACAGGCCTGTGCCGCCCCGGGATCCCGCCGCCGACGCAGGCCGCGCTCCGAAAGCAGCCCCGAGGTCCGCGCCACCCGGCGATCACCTGCCACCGCGCGCTCCCGGCGCCCGCGTTCCGCCGACGGCCCACCCGCCGGCCGACGGCCGAGGAGCACGGCGGACGGCCCGAGCGGTAGGGCGGACGGCGCCGACGGTAGGGCGAAGGTCCGCCGCGGTGGTGGCGGCCAGTCCGCGGAGGGGGAGACGTGACCGCACAGGTCCGGTTCGGACCCCGCACACGCGTGCTGTTCTGGATCGGGTTCTGGCTCAGCCTGCTGGTGCCGATCGGTCGGCGGGCCCGCTGCGGACCCCACCCGCCCGAGTCCGCTGTCGCCCGCCATTTCCCGGCCGTCCCGGGCACGGCACGACGCCGTCGATCACTCGGCTTCCTCGGCTTCCTCGGCTTCCCGGGGCGGAGGCGTGACCCGGAGCGGAGCCGTTCCGTTCACCTGAGTGGCGGTATGCGAGACCCCGCCTCGCCGCCCACGCACCCCGTCCCTCTCCGGCTCCCCACCTGGTGCCGAGCGCACCCCACGCGCGCCGAAGACAGAAGAAGCCGCCCCATGCCCCTGCCCTCCACGCCCGACACCCACGACGACATCCCGTCCTTCCGCAGGTCCGTCCCGCGCCCGGCTCGCGCCCGTGACGACGACACCCGCGCTCCACTGGCGGACATCCGCAGCCAGGCGACCCGTCCCACCGGATCACGCCTGGGCGGCCCGATCGGCCGGGCGCCTTCCGCCGGCGCAACGACCGGCGCTCAGGGCCTCCCGCACCCACCCACGGGAGGCCCCGCGACCCCCCAGGCACCGACCTCCGCCACACGCCGTCCCACCGAACTGCCACCGGCCCACACCACGTTGATCTGTGTAGCCCTGCCGGGCCTCGCGATCTCGACGGACCAGGGCCAGCTGAACGGCAGCGGACTGGAGGGCTTCTACCGCGCCGGACGGCGGATGCTCTCCCGCTGCCAGGTACGGGTGGCCGGTAGGGAACCGCTCGCCGTGCAGGCGCGCATGGTCACGGCCGACCGCGCCCGGTTCATCGCCACGCTGTGCGTCTCCGCCGACGCCGGGCCGGACCCGGACGTCATGGTGGAGCGCACACGGTACGCGGACGGCACCGAGCGGATCACCCTGCACAGCACCGCCCCGCGCCCCCTGCGCCTGCCCGTCGAGGTGTCCCTCGGCACGGACCTCGCGGAACTGGGCGCCGTGGCCTCCGGCAGCGCCGGCCCGGAACTGCCCGCGAGCGTGCACGACTCCGGCCTCCGCTGGTCCTGCGCGAACGGGCACTCCACGGTGACCGCGCACCCCCCGCCCGCCGACGCCCTGGCCTCCGCGGGGCTGCTGCGCTGGGAGTTGGAGCTCCCGCCCGGCGGCACCCGAAGTGTGGAGCTGCGGGTACGACCGGACGGCGCCGGGCCCATCAGACCGGTCGGGCGGGGCGCCACCAGCCCCCTCGCCCAGGCCGGGGTCGCGGGCGACGACCCGGTGGCAGCGGCCCTGCTGCACACCTGTCTGCAGGACCTGGAGGCCCTGCTGCTGCGCGACCCGAAGAACCCGTCCGACACTCACCTCGCGGCGGGCGCGCCCTGGCGCTGCGGCATGGCTCCGGCCGATGCGCTGGTCGCGGCCCGGATGACACTGCCCCTCGGCACCCGCCTCGCCGCAGGCACCCTGCGCACCCTCGCCCGCACCCAACTCGGGGGCAGGGAAAGGCAGTCCGGCATGATCCCGGGCCCCCGACGGGACGCGGGCCCGCATCTGCCGCCGGGCTGCACGGGCACCGAGGCGACCCTCCTGTTCCCCGTGCTCCTGGCGGAGGCCCGCCGCTGGGGACTGCCGGAGCAGGAGACCGAGGAACTGCTGCCCGTCGCCGAACGCTGCCTGCGGTGGCTGCGCGGCGCGGTGGGCGGCGGTGCCTATCTGCCCGACCCGCGCCCCGGCGGACCGCTGCGGTGCGAGACCCAGGCACACGCCTACCGGGCCGCGCTGCTGGGCGCGGACCTCCTCGACGCGTACGGCAGGCCGGGCGGGCCCGCGCTGCGGGACTGGGCGGGAGAACTGCGGAGCCGGTTCGGGGCCGACTTCTGGGTCGAGGACCGGGGCGGCGGCAGACCCGCGGCGGCCCGCACCCCGGACGGGCGCCTCGTGCCGCACCTGGGCGCCGGCGCCGCCCACCTCCTCGACACCGGGCTGCTCGGCTCGGGAGAACACGCTCCGGGACTCCTCGACAAGGTGCGCACCGAACAACTGGCCCGGCTGCTCGGCGGACCCGCCATGGACTCGGGGTGGGGGCTGCGGAGCCTGGGGGCGAAAGAGGCCGCCTACAACCCCTTCGGCCATCGTGGCGGTGCCGTGCGGGTGCAGGAGACGGCGGTCGCGGTGGCCGGGCTGGCCGGCGCCGGATACGAGAAGGAGGCGAGTTCGCTCCTGCGGGGCGTGCTGGCGGCGGCGGAGAGCTTCGGCCATCGGCTGCCCGAGATGTACGCGGGGGAGCAGCGGACTGCGGGGAGTGCCCCGCTGCCGCATCCGGCCGCCTGCAGACCGGCCGCGACGGCTGCCGCCGCGGGGGTGCTGCTCCTCACCACCCTCGTCGGCATCCGTCCCGACGCCCCTGCGGGGACGGTGACCCTGCGGCCGGTGCGCAGTGCGCCGCTGGGCGAGATCGGTATGACGGGACTGCGCGTCGCGGGCGCCCCGTTCGCCGTACGGGTCAGCAGGCTGGGGCTCGCGATGGTGGAGGAGGCGGCAGACGGACTGCAGTTGGGGGTGTGACCTCCTGAGACGGGGAGTGCGACCTCCGGCGACGGGTGAACGGGGAATGCGGGCGCCGCCGTCTCCGACGTGGCCCGTGGTCGGCTCGGGGGAGCGGGATCGGACAGAAGTGGATCAAGTGGGGAAGCGGCCGCGAAGGGAGTGTTTATCGTCAGGCAGACGACTATGATCGCGGCATGCCCTACGACCCGTCGGACTACCCGCCCTTCGCTGTCACCGTGGACCTGGTCGTGCTGACCGTCCGTCGTCACGCGCTCTGCGCGCTGACGGTACGGCGGGGCGAGCAGCCGTTCCAGGGGCGGTGGGCGTTGCCCGGTGGGTTCGTGCGGCCGGACGAGGACCTGTCGCAGGCCGCGGCCCGGGAGCTGGCCGAGGAGACCGGCCTGACCGCCCATGAACCGTCCGAGCCCGCTCATGACAACGGCGCGCACCTGGAGCAGTTGGCGACCTACGGCGACCCGAAGCGGGACCCGCGGATGAGGGTCGTCAGCGTCGC of Streptomyces phaeolivaceus contains these proteins:
- a CDS encoding MFS transporter codes for the protein MTTSPLIQDQKPGAARREGRPGIALTVIAACQLMVVLDATIVNIALPHIQDALKFSTTDLTWVVSAYTLTFGGLLLLGGRAGDILGRRRVFMTGILVFTLASLLGGLAQEPWQLLAARALQGVGGAIASPTSLALITTTFPEGPARNRAFGVFAAVSAGGGAIGLLAGGMLTEWLDWRWVLFVNVPIGVLIAVLTPMYISESERHPGRFDIAGALTSTAGMAALVYGFIRAAEEGWRDSLTIGSFSAAVVLLLTFGLVERRAREPITPLRMFTDRNRSGTYVIMLSLAAAMFGMFFFIVLFVQNVLRYTPIEAGLAFLPVTVAIVTGAGLSQRFLPVLGPKPFMVVGSTLVVLGLTWQTFISPDSSYVGGVLGPMVMFGFGMGLNFVTLTLTAVSGVAPHEAGAASGLLNVTQQVGGSLGLSILTTVFGTASRDEAEKQVGLFMAQATDEQKAEFAKTRQLPAPWSHEVLSQGISTAFIPAVAMAVLALATAVVVIRVRKSDLEALSGTAGPTAGG
- a CDS encoding TetR/AcrR family transcriptional regulator, producing MVTSRWTAAPDRTASPRRRGAVLERAILDAALEQLSTVGWSGLTMEGVAAGAQTGKAAVYRRWPSKEDLVADALKAGLPRFDRVPDLGNVREDLLELCRQAREAMFSRPGFALRSVIHECDTIQAERFHAVIIGGVVEPTVKLLREVVERGISRGEVRSDAANGYVFDAIPAMMMYRSKMCGSEWEERDIEEMIDQLMVPLLRRRGV
- a CDS encoding ribonuclease HII, whose protein sequence is MPYEPPTHAVERSLRATTGAKVIAGVDEVGRGAWAGPVTVCAAVTGLRRPPEGLTDSKLLTIKRRESLSEELLKWVTSHALGHASPEEIDDLGMTAALRLAAVRALEALPIRPDAVILDGKHDYLGSPWRVRTVIKGDQSCVAVAAASVIAKVQRDKMMAELGVDHADFGFAANAGYPSPVHKAALADRGPTPYHRLSWAYLDALPQWRHLKKARNGADGNVPEIEGQLGFDF
- a CDS encoding RecQ family ATP-dependent DNA helicase — protein: MSDEDLPTTDRQDLRTAADAVLARLVGAAAGAARLREDQWHAIEALVADKRRALVVQRTGWGKSAVYFVATALLRERGAGPTVIVSPLLALMRNQVEAAARAGIHARTINSSNTEEWDTIRQEVAAGTVDVLLVSPERLNNPDFRDQVLPELAAATGLLVVDEAHCISDWGHDFRPDYRRLRTMLADLPPGVPVLATTATANARVTADVAEQLGTGGGTDALVLRGPLDRESLSLGVLELPDAAHRMAWLADHLGELPGSGIIYTLTVAAAEEVTAFLRQCGHTVTSYTGKTENADRQQAEEDLLANRVKALVATSALGMGFDKPDLGFVVHLGSPSSPIAYYQQVGRAGRGVEHAEVLLLPGKEDQAIWEYFASVAFPPEEQVRRTLDVLAHAERPLSLPALEPLVELRRSRLETMLKVLDVDGAVRRVQGGWLSTGVPWIYDTERYAWVAKQRATEQQAMRDYVATPGCRMEFLRRQLDDEEAVPCGRCDTCAKPRFTDSVSPAALDAARGELGRAGVEVEPRKMWPTGLPAVGVNLKGRIPAGEQATPGRALGRLSDIGWGNRLRPMLAPQAPDGPVPDDVAKAVVAVLADWAKGPGGWASGQADAQPRPVGVVTMASRSRPRLIGSLATRIAEVGRLPLLGSVAYTGAVSQVTRSNSAQRLKALDGALTVPPELAVALQEAGGPVLLVDDATETGWTLAVAARVLRRAGAQGVLPLVLAVRA
- a CDS encoding DUF4192 domain-containing protein, with the translated sequence MTNHSEAAGTPGNSDISGRNGFRGHGEPSAYLRHGAPTTPDGEPQVTLRTPAELADALPYLLGYHPEDSIVLVALHDRDARGRFGGRARLGIPAQTDDWPSVAQQLAQGLVTGSERRGAKPESMVAFLCQDPASGESPRDVMERLRPLAQLLRRACGSLDVPVVEALCISDGRFWSYCCPGNGCCSADGEAMGLPGTSVLAAAATYAGLQVRGTLKQLRARLLPWETAAALRQEAALDAAQSALVPKILDAESRAEVAEETLTVARRVIRRLADTPTVSDPLDADLRDDELVGHDDAAALILGLQDRATRDRAAEWMEGDEAGPALRLWRALARRCVGPYGEHAAAPLTLAGWVAWSSGDELEAREALAMALAADPDYLFARLLHQACNEGLDPESIRRCLRAERRGREGTTAVEGTAAEGTAAAGAATETEGAAAEGTADVKTPCDRSPGEQPASEQACAAPGSRRRRRPRSESSPEVRATRRSPATARSRRPRSADGPPAGRRPRSTADGPSGRADGADGRAKVRRGGGGQSAEGET
- a CDS encoding glycogen debranching N-terminal domain-containing protein; translation: MPLPSTPDTHDDIPSFRRSVPRPARARDDDTRAPLADIRSQATRPTGSRLGGPIGRAPSAGATTGAQGLPHPPTGGPATPQAPTSATRRPTELPPAHTTLICVALPGLAISTDQGQLNGSGLEGFYRAGRRMLSRCQVRVAGREPLAVQARMVTADRARFIATLCVSADAGPDPDVMVERTRYADGTERITLHSTAPRPLRLPVEVSLGTDLAELGAVASGSAGPELPASVHDSGLRWSCANGHSTVTAHPPPADALASAGLLRWELELPPGGTRSVELRVRPDGAGPIRPVGRGATSPLAQAGVAGDDPVAAALLHTCLQDLEALLLRDPKNPSDTHLAAGAPWRCGMAPADALVAARMTLPLGTRLAAGTLRTLARTQLGGRERQSGMIPGPRRDAGPHLPPGCTGTEATLLFPVLLAEARRWGLPEQETEELLPVAERCLRWLRGAVGGGAYLPDPRPGGPLRCETQAHAYRAALLGADLLDAYGRPGGPALRDWAGELRSRFGADFWVEDRGGGRPAAARTPDGRLVPHLGAGAAHLLDTGLLGSGEHAPGLLDKVRTEQLARLLGGPAMDSGWGLRSLGAKEAAYNPFGHRGGAVRVQETAVAVAGLAGAGYEKEASSLLRGVLAAAESFGHRLPEMYAGEQRTAGSAPLPHPAACRPAATAAAAGVLLLTTLVGIRPDAPAGTVTLRPVRSAPLGEIGMTGLRVAGAPFAVRVSRLGLAMVEEAADGLQLGV